A window of the Dermatophagoides farinae isolate YC_2012a chromosome 2, ASM2471394v1, whole genome shotgun sequence genome harbors these coding sequences:
- the SCAP gene encoding SREBP cleavage activating protein: MNDEQSDHRDFFQNVDSIPSSASSLAAETFDRLNHTDSQSSLVIDPLRIHSRPYSSQSNFIDPSSSGTNNVDYYQYQHSRTSSFSSTSSLSNHPQVTHSNHNRKPSSHKRTRSVDLRLSNSPNPSLLSSSQSSLSTTTSQSSIHFLATIEEKVSKLYYKHGLFCSRHPALIISFSLMVVFLTSYQIFTFRGVFGSSYDVYISSSSKSHDSLLLNSGDNSVHPLMKHFNYWPDSYVRNELNDDQNIPPWFQSNLSYAYVQQIYIRSAVIPWPQDMQLVDALRAPFETIFEIVEAVSNFQFKNDFDEPITLNDVCFQVFEPTFSERYSHIASHLPSYSCLTLSPANVWHGDRTKFLQDQNLLNTLLKFQDLPASPVPSGSMHDIIFGVSFEDTGIRRTYGRNRVRTISYSITLILRKNSPEFIEALRAYLYKRYPLSSTIMGNKNPNEQQPSSNRNHYETEPQIQVDLLENKTKHIYFHTTFTYNYLFPLILIYAMACFYMYYIVRKVEIIFNKRFYSLCTLITLLMSLFMSFGICFRLRFHSVLIVNRLLPYFVAGISFENMLVLTKSVLANPHLDSKVRVAQALSKEGLSITKNLLAELALLSIGSFTFMPFFQECCKIAAVCFLSDFFIQITLFTPFYSLLVQRIKKRNINTYPEKRSPNVYPRNIYARPGDPVQQKTPKRLRFILFLARLRLVQRGFILMLSACIGLAIYNAYLVLEQTTTPMDATILTQGQSILFSKSNLTTIQKSESEVTTNIIPVTTINETLLTDKNSQKSFMKLLEINEISNSENEKETINTSSLPPSINPYYRISYSSRDNSMPKPFTNQHWTNLFSLYNISLTGRFISILPPILLSVPITPERAKLCRNSADSDYHILKKFIPMKFSNGEYVIRDDDDYDKFEQIKLNHWSRDDLHLIIGLWTPCLILFIYLIIQLYRCICTRNYAEWRSQLSETNPFKRFGTFVKRAALLRNYNDGSGGGPDRLLRIDISILNYDREKETYTNEKQYLLDNQDIDLIATNVQTSLVAASSLSGDLRIYDALTCESLATIKRSNQMMIDFSSSMFSYKPSRIIDEMQTKVDDHHEKQRMSNDKAPVVIRTEGNILKTLFYGIQNDVDAVNNYDNVDFDGHCESFNSNNDQSKCLDFRPIWCIDIHDKYVLLGCGGDDGRFEAWDAYTGQLSFVYYPDAYRNGNEDLEFKKSNDSYALTVIKSTYWAVALARLNGQLEILELEQFKEDKYSTIFQHDTSSQTKCCDRISYRSKFRIKAHKQPITRIEIIDSLEDDEFIRVFGSRGCLISGSMDTTLKVFALDNFKLMYTLNGHCGSIMTTAIDPYSTASALSGCQLGQMCVWDLNTGTCIFSMHAHSDAEILSIVTSSLYYVTTGTDNTICIWDRYSGHLIHRIPNQHTICRGMVFLEPFILVTVRDNELIIWDCNDARSICIVPLASHTTDIDSSAWNSMLMNNNDNKWTKSSIKNLMFSYEQKALICDYGNSLCVINNPFATRKID; encoded by the exons atgaatgatgaacaatcgGATCAtcgagatttttttcaaaatgtcGATTCAATACCATCGTCAGCGTCATCTTTGGCTGCTGAAACATTTGATCGTTTGAATCATACTgattcacaatcatcattggtcatTGATCCTTTACGAATACATTCGAGACCATattcatcacaatcaaatttcattgatcCGTCATCATCGGGGACCAATAATGTAGATTACTATCAATATCAACATAGCAGAACaagttcattttcatcaacaagtAGTCTATCGAATCATCCACAAGTCACCCATTCAAATCATAATAGGaaaccatcatcacataAGCGAACACGTAGCGTTGATTTACGCTTGTCCAATTCTCCCAATCCATcgttgttatcatcatcacaatcatcattgtctacAACGACATCTCAATCATCTATACATTTTCTTGCTACGATCGAAGAAAAAGTTTCgaaattatattataaaCATGGCCTATTCTGTTCACGACATCCAGCTCTAATAATCTCATTCTCATTGATGGTTGTGTTTCTAACTTCATATCAGATATTTACTTTTCGTGGCGTTTTCGGTAGTTCATATGATGTATATATTTCTTCCTCTTCTAAATCGCACGATTCTCTACTATTAAACTCTGGTGATAATTCTGTTCATCCATTAATGAAACATTTTAATTATTGGCCCGATTCATATGTTCGAAATGaacttaatgatgatcagaatATTCCACCTTGG TTTCAATCGAATCTTTCCTATGCATATGTTCAACAAATCTATATCCGTTCAGCTGTGATACCATGGCCTCAAGATATGCAACTAGTAGATGCATTACGCGCTCCATTCGAAacaatatttgaaattgtcGAAGCTGTATCGAATTTccaatttaaaaatgattttgatgaaccAATTACTTTGAACGATGTCTGCTTTCAAGTGTTCGAACCGACATTTTCAGAACGTTATTCACATATAGCCTCACATCTTCCTTCGTATTCCTGTTTGACATTATCACCGGCAAATGTATGGCATGGTGATCGTACCAAATTTTTACAAGACCAAAATTTGCTAAATACATTGCTAAAATTTCAAGATCTCCCGGCTAGTCCAGTACCATCGGGCTCAATGCATGATATTATATTCGGTGTTTCATTCGAAGATACCGGAATACGTCGTACATATGGCCGCAATCGTGTTCGAACtatttcatattcaataaCATTGATATTGCGTAAAAATTCACCCGAATTCATAGAAGCATTACGTGCCTATCTATATAAACGCTATCCATTGTCTTCAACGATAATGGGCaataaaaatccaaacgAACAGcagccatcatcaaataGAAATCATTATGAAACAGAACCTCAGATACAAGTAGATCTTTTAGAGAACAAAACCAAacacatttattttcatacaaCATTCACTTATAATTATCTATTCCCATTGATATTGATCTATGCAATGGCTTGTTTTTACATGTACTACATTGTCC gTAAAgtggaaattatttttaataaaCGATTCTATTCACTTTGTACATTAATCACTTTATTGATGTCATTATTCATGTCATTCGGTATCTGTTTTCGTCTTCGTTTTCATTCCGTTTTGATTGTCAATCGTTTATTGCCTTATTTCGTTGCTGGTATCA GTTTCGAAAACATGTTGGTACTTACTAAATCGGTGTTGGCCAATCCTCATTTAGATTCAAAAGTTCGTGTAGCACAAGCTTTAAGCAAGGAAGGCTTGTCGATAACGAAAAATCTTTTAGCCGAATTGGCCTTGCTATCGATTGGTTCATTTACGTTTATGCCGTTCTTTCAAGAATGTTGCAAGATTGCTGCCGTTTGTTTCCTTTccgattttttcattcaaatcacaTTGTTTActccattttattcattgctAGTACAAAGGATTAAg AAACGAAATATCAACACTTATCCGGAAAAACGTTCACCAAATGTTTATCCACGTAACATTTATGCGCGACCTGGTGATCCGGTTCAGCAGAAAACACCAAAACGATTgcgttttattttgttcctCGCTCGTCTACGGCTCGTTCAAAGGGGTTTTATCCTAATGCTAAGTGCCTGTATAGGTTTAGCCATTTATAATGCGTATCTGGTTCTGGAACAAACTACCACTCCCATGGATGCTACGATTTTGACTCAAGGACAATCGATCTTGTTCagcaaatcaaatttaacaACAATACAGAAATCGGAATCCGAAGTTACAACTAACATCATACCAGTGACGACAATCAACGAAACCTTACTTACAGATAAAAATTCTCAAAAATCTTTCATGAAATTATTGGAGATCAATGAAATTTCTAatagtgaaaatgaaaaagaaacaatcaATACATCATCACTACCTCCTTCAATAAATCCATATTATCGAATTAGCTATTCATCACGTGACAATTCAATGCCTAAACCGTTTACAAATCAACATTGGactaatttattttcattgtataACATTTCATTAACCGGTCGCTTCATATCGATATTGCCGCCCATACTTTTATCCGTCCCAATCACGCCTGAACGAGCTAAACTTTGTCGAAATTCTGCTGATTCGGATTATCACATATTAAAAAAGTTTATTCCAATGAAATTCTCGAATGGAGAATATGTCATtcgcgatgatgatgatta TGataaatttgaacaaataaaactTAATCATTGGTCAAGAGATGATCTTCATCTAATTATTGGACTGTGGACACCGTGTCttatattattcatttatctAATCATACAGCTTTACCGCTGTATTTGCACACGTAATTATGCTGAATGGCGATCACAATTATCTGAAACGAATCCATTCAAAAGATTTGGAACATTTGTTAAACGTGCTGCTTTATTAagaaattataatgatggaagtggtggtggtcctGATCGGTTGTTACGTATCGATATATCTATTCTGAATTATGATCGTGAAAAAGAAACCTatacgaatgaaaaacaataccTATTGGATAATCAagatattgatttgattgcaACAAATGTTCAAACGTCATTGGTTGCTGCTAGTTCATTGTCAGGTGATTTACGAATATACGATGCACTTACATGTGAATCATTGGCTACAATCAAGCGATCTaaccagatgatgattgatttttcatcatcaatgttctCCTATAAACCATCTAGAATCATCGATGAAATGCAAACAAAAGTCGATGACcatcatgaaaaacaaagaatgTCTAATGATAAAGCACCAGTAGTAATTAGGACCGAAggaaatatattgaaaactTTATTTTACGGAATCCAAAATGACGTTGATGCTGTTAACAATTATGacaatgttgattttgatggtcACTGTGAAAGCTTTAAttccaataatgatcaatctAAATGTTTAGATTTTCGTCCCATTTGGTGCATTGATATTCATGATAAATATGTTCTGCTCGGTTGTGGCGGTGATGATGGCCGTTTTGAAGCTTGGGATGCCTATACTGGACAATTATCTTTTGTCTATTATCCTGATGCATACAGAAATGGCAACGAAGATttagaattcaaaaaatctaATGATTCTTATGCTTTAACGGTTATCAAATCCACCTATTGGGCTGTTGCTTTGGCTCGTTTGAATGGTCAATTAGAAATACTAGAATTGGAACAATTCAAAGAAGATAAATATTCTACCATTTTTCAACACGATACTtcatcacaaacaaaatgttgcGATCGAATCAGTTATCGATCGAAATTTCGCATAAAAGCTCATAAACAACCGATTACCAGAATAGAAATAATCGATTCtcttgaagatgatgaatttattcgtGTATTTGGTAGTCGTGGCTGTTTAATTTCCGGCAGCATGGACACAACATTAAAAGTGTTTGCTTTagataattttaaattaatgtACACATTGAATGGACATTGTGGTTCCATCATGACAACTGCTATTGATCCT TATTCAACGGCTAGTGCATTGAGTGGATGTCAATTGGGACAGATGTGCGTGTGGGACTTGAATACCGGTACCTGCATATTTAGTATGCATGCACATTCAGATGCCGAAATTCTTTCTATTGTCACATCTTCACTTTATTATGTTACCACTGGAACGGATAATACGATTTGTATCTGGGATCGATATTCAG gGCATTTGATTCATAGAATACCTA